The following is a genomic window from Methanophagales archaeon.
GGGTACGATCTTAGAGACCGTCCGCTGTGATGAGTTTTTAAGCGAAGAAGGACAGCGTAAGGCGGTAGAGACGTTAAAACAGAATGAAATCGATGCTCTGGTGGTCATTGGAGGAGATGGTACTTATCGCGGTGCGATTCAGCTCTGGACTAAGTGGCATATCCCCTGTGTGGGTGTACCAGCAACGATAGATAACGACCTTAATGGCACTGACCTTACTATTGGTGCAGATACTGCGATAAATACCGCCTTAGATGCAACCGATAAGATTCGTGATACCGCAACGAGTATGGAGCGAGTTTTCGTGGTTGAAGTAATGGGTAGAGATAGTGGATTCATAGCCACGCATGTCGCTTTAGCTGGAGGCGCTGAGGAGGTATTGGTTCCGGAATTGAGCTACGATTTAGAAGCGATGTGCTACGATATTATCGAAGGGAGTAGAAAAGGCAAGAACAGCTGGATTGTTATCGTTGCCGAAGGTGCAGCGAAGGCGGATAGGGTCGCGGAGAAGATTACGGAGATAACAGGGTTAGAGACAAGAGTGGTTGTTCTGGGTCATATACAGAGAGGGGGGAATCCAACCGCTCAGGACCGTATACTGGCAGCCCGGCTGGGTGCAGCCGCAGTGGATTTAATTTTAAATGGCGAAT
Proteins encoded in this region:
- the pfkA gene encoding 6-phosphofructokinase, whose amino-acid sequence is MIKRIGVLTSGGDAPGMNAAIRSVVRYGVYHKLEVIGILRGYAGLINGDLRPLDHRSVSGIINRGGTILETVRCDEFLSEEGQRKAVETLKQNEIDALVVIGGDGTYRGAIQLWTKWHIPCVGVPATIDNDLNGTDLTIGADTAINTALDATDKIRDTATSMERVFVVEVMGRDSGFIATHVALAGGAEEVLVPELSYDLEAMCYDIIEGSRKGKNSWIVIVAEGAAKADRVAEKITEITGLETRVVVLGHIQRGGNPTAQDRILAARLGAAAVDLILNGEFGKAVGVRDGDINAVDLHVAVEEKKQMVEPFYQLIRILT